DNA from Amorphoplanes friuliensis DSM 7358:
ATCAGGCGGGTGGCCCGGGCGTCGCCGTAACCGACCATCCGGCTCGCCACGTAGGCGAAGCCGATGCCGTACTCGTCGTCGCCGAACGCGAACTGGCCGCCCGCGCCGTCGTTGCCGAAGCTGCGCTCCCCCAGCAGGGGACGGAAGCCGGCGGCGTCGAGCAGGAAGCCGGATCCCCAGCGGGCCGGTGAGTCCATCCCGGACCAGGTGCGGCCCGCGGACTGCTCCCGGACGGCGCCGGTCACTGTTTCCGGGCTGAGCAGGCGTGGTGAGCCGTCGATCCCGGTGACGGCGGCGGCGAAGAGCCCGGCGAGACCGGTCGCGGAGGCCACCGCGCCCGCGCCGGGGATCTCGGCGGCGAGCAGTTCCGGGTCGTTCCAGCCGTGCGGCTCGCCGAGACCGGGAAAGGCGAACGCGCCGTTCATCGTGACCATGCGCATGAGCAGCGTCTCGGGGCCGGGCAGGGGCGGGCGGCCGGCGGCCTCGCTCAGCCGGGCCAGGTGCGGGAACTCCGCCTCGGGCAGCCCGATCCACGCGCGCAGCCCGAGGTCGTCGGCGATCGCCTGCCGGAAGTACGCCCCCGGTGTCAGCCCGGTGACCCGCCGGATCAGCTCGCCGAGGAGGAAGCCGTAGACGTGGGCGTGGTACTCGTACGCGGTGCCGGGCTCCCAGAGCGGCTCCTGCTCCTCGATGGCCCGGATCACCGGTGTCCACGAGGTGACCTCGGCGAAGGTGAGCGTCCGGTCGAGCACGGGCAGGCCCGCGCGGTGTCCCAGGACCATCCGCGGCGTGATCCGCGGCTTGCCGAACTCCGGCCAGACGTCGCTGACCGGCGCGTCCAGGTCGAGGCGGCCCTGCTGGGCGAGCAGGTGCACACAGATGCTCACGATCGCCTTGGCGCAGGAGAAGACCGGGACCACCGTGTCCTGCTGCCAGCCCTCACCGCGCCACAGCTCGACGACCTTGCGGCCACCGGCGTAGACGGTCACCGCCGCGCCGTCCTCGTCGAAGTCGGTGAAGTTGCGGGCGAAGGTGTCGGCCACCACGCCGAACCGTTCATCGGCCCATCCGTCGGATTCCACAGCGCTCCAGCTTAGGCGAAGTCCCCGACCTGCTCCGGCCGCACCGGCTCGGCGAACAGGAAGCCCTGGGCCAGCGTGCACGGCAGGGCGGTCAGCGCCGCCAGCTGGGCGGGTTCCTCGACACCCTCGGCGACCGTCTCGAGCTCCAGGATCGCGCCGAGCTCGAGCACGCTGCGGGCGATCGCGCGCTGCCGCCGGTCGGTGCCGATCCCGTCGATCAGGGACTTGTCGACCTTCAGCTGGTCGATCGGGAAGCGGCTCAGCTGTGCCATCGAGGAGTACCCGTTGCCGAAGTCGTCGACGGCCAGGCGTACACCGATCGACTTCAGCGCTCGCAAACGGCGTTGCACCTCGCGCGGGTCCCGCATCAGCGCGGTCTCGGTGACCTCCAGCGTCAGCGCCGAGGCAGGGACGCCGGTCTCCGCCAGAGCCGCGGTGACGTCGGCGACCAGCTGCTCGTCCTGTAATTGGCGGCTCGAGAGGTTGACGCTGACAGTCAGGTCCGGCAGGCCGGCGGCCCGCCAGCCGGCAAGATCACGGCAGGCCTCGCGCAGCACCCACCGGCCCAGGTCGATGATCAGTCCACTCTGCTCGGCCAGCGGGATGAAGGTGTCGGGTGCGACCGGTCCCAGCCGCGGATGGGTCCAGCGCAGCAACGCCTCGACCGCGGTGATCCGCCCGCCGGGCAGGGCCACGATCGGCTGGTACGCGAGCCGGAACTCGCCGGATTCGAACGCACGCCGGGCGTCGGTG
Protein-coding regions in this window:
- a CDS encoding EstA family serine hydrolase — encoded protein: MESDGWADERFGVVADTFARNFTDFDEDGAAVTVYAGGRKVVELWRGEGWQQDTVVPVFSCAKAIVSICVHLLAQQGRLDLDAPVSDVWPEFGKPRITPRMVLGHRAGLPVLDRTLTFAEVTSWTPVIRAIEEQEPLWEPGTAYEYHAHVYGFLLGELIRRVTGLTPGAYFRQAIADDLGLRAWIGLPEAEFPHLARLSEAAGRPPLPGPETLLMRMVTMNGAFAFPGLGEPHGWNDPELLAAEIPGAGAVASATGLAGLFAAAVTGIDGSPRLLSPETVTGAVREQSAGRTWSGMDSPARWGSGFLLDAAGFRPLLGERSFGNDGAGGQFAFGDDEYGIGFAYVASRMVGYGDARATRLIAAVRESLQ